Sequence from the Methanobrevibacter arboriphilus genome:
TTATAGATTTTTTAAATATATAATATATTAATATACTAAGTTTATATTATTATCTTATACTGTTGATTATTGTTTTGTATTTTTATTATTTATATTTGTTTGATTGTATATTGATTTCTATTGATGGTAATATTGGTTCGTATTTGTATTGATTATAGTATTAATTATAGTATTGATTTAATAGTTTGTATTTGTATTTATTGTAGTATTAGTTTGTATTTCTTGCATTTGTATTGATTGAGTATTGATTTTAGTATTATATTAGAAGTTTTAGGTGATTTTTTGATTGACCCATGGGCATCATCATCAGTTGATTATGATAAATTAGTAAATAAATTTGGAATAAAAAAATTTTCCAGTGTTTTAAAAGATATTGAAGATCCATTACCTCTCATGACAAGAGGAGTTATATTTGGACATAGAGATTTTGAGAAAATAATTCCTTTGGTAAACAAAAACAAGGAATTTGCTGTTGTTTCAGGCATGATGCCAAGTGGAAAGATGCATATAGGCCATAAAATGGTTGTAGATCAACTTAAATGGTATCTTAAAAAAGGTGGAAATTTATCTTTACCTATAGCTGATATGGAATCATATGGTGCACGAGGGATTGATTTTAATCAGGCAAAAGAAATGGCTGTTACAGAATATTTATCTAATTATATTGCCCTTGGGCTTGATTTAACTGATGAAAATGTTTTGGTTTATTTACAGTCAGAACATGATCCTGTTAAAAATTTGGCTTTTGAATTATCTAAAAAAACTAATTTCAATGAATTAAAAGCTATATATGGGTTTTCTCCATCTACAAGTATATCTCATTTATATGCTCCTATTGTTCAGGTAGCTGATATTTTACTTCCTCAAATAGAAGAATATGGTGGTCCGAAACATGTTGTTGTCCCTGTTGGTGTAGATCAGGATCCTCATATAAGATTAACTCGTGATATTTCTGATAGATTTAAATCTAAATATGGTTTTATTCCTCCTTCTTCTACATATCATAGATTTCTTACAGGGCTTACTGGAGGTAAGATGTCAAGTAGTGATCCAAAAACAGCTATTTACTTAAATGACTCTCCAAATGAAGCTGAAAAGAAAGTTAAATCAGCTAAAACTGGTGGTCGTGAAAGTTTAGAAGAGCAAAAAAAACTTGGTGGTTGTCCTGATCAATGTGTTGTTTATGAAATGTTAGTATATCATTTAATTGATGATGATGATGAACTTAAAAATGTTTATGAGAATTGTAAAAATGGAACTTTGCTTTGTGGAGAATGTAAAACAATTACTGCAGAAAAAATGAAAAAATTCTTTGAAAGATTAGCTGATAAGAGG
This genomic interval carries:
- a CDS encoding tryptophan--tRNA ligase — encoded protein: MIDPWASSSVDYDKLVNKFGIKKFSSVLKDIEDPLPLMTRGVIFGHRDFEKIIPLVNKNKEFAVVSGMMPSGKMHIGHKMVVDQLKWYLKKGGNLSLPIADMESYGARGIDFNQAKEMAVTEYLSNYIALGLDLTDENVLVYLQSEHDPVKNLAFELSKKTNFNELKAIYGFSPSTSISHLYAPIVQVADILLPQIEEYGGPKHVVVPVGVDQDPHIRLTRDISDRFKSKYGFIPPSSTYHRFLTGLTGGKMSSSDPKTAIYLNDSPNEAEKKVKSAKTGGRESLEEQKKLGGCPDQCVVYEMLVYHLIDDDDELKNVYENCKNGTLLCGECKTITAEKMKKFFERLADKREESLEIAKTLL